One genomic segment of Anguilla anguilla isolate fAngAng1 chromosome 2, fAngAng1.pri, whole genome shotgun sequence includes these proteins:
- the LOC118219962 gene encoding zinc finger protein 345-like, with the protein MAESETECAAPGLNTMEPECVTAHSGVSDVHRTHTPLIKTETDLGSTHTGDFIKTENLDSTELGYVTHLHPDQIKMEADDGGFHNPEHTGDLQDFKRVTIKIESSERLMSDLMNTGVEHKDQTGPWQYAEKPNPNCKKEEAHDLLTQCEDLNHDCDTNNENNLSRIIQISANTRRKHINRQTTNVIIEPIINSSKNPSLFQKKTVHRNEGGFHIGGKPYNCTWCEKCFTSKSALNIHLRIHTGEKPYSCTQCEKCFSTKSVLNAHLKIHTGEKPYNCTQCEKCFYAKSVLNRHLTIHRDEKPYKCIHCGKCFYRISDLNIHLRIHTGEKPYQCAYCGKCFNRKSHLNEHQRIHTGEKPNRCTHCDKRFNTKTSLDVHVRIHTGKKPYKCIQCAKCFRTKSDLNLHQRIHTGEKPYKCIHCQNCFSQMRLLRNHLRIHTGEKPHRCTQCKRCFTTKYDLNIHVRIHTGEKPYKCIHCGKSFSQISRLNSHWRIHTGEKPYKCIHCGKCLSTKYLLNCHWRIHTGEKPYKCIHCEKCFSQMRPLRNHLRIHMGEMPYRCTHCGKCFTTEYNLHTHVRIHTGEKPYKCTQCEKCFNGKSDLKKHLRIHTGEKPYQCTHCGQGLSTMYQLNCHRSIHTGEKPYKCTQCEKSFITKSHLNVHLRIHTGEKPYTCIHCEKCFSRVSNLRRHLGIHLRETP; encoded by the exons atggcagagtcagagacggagtgtgctgcaccaggactcaacacaatggagccagagtgtgttacagcacacagtggggtcagtgatgtacaccgtacacacacaccactgattaaaacagaaactgatctgggcTCCACCCACACTGGGGATTTTATTAAGACCGAGAACCTAGATAGTACAGAGCTGGGATATGTAACCCATCTGCATCCTGACCAAATCAAAATGGAGGCTGACGATGGAGGATTTCATAACCCAGAACACACCGGGGACTTGCAGGATTTTAAGCGTGTTACTATTAAAATTGAATCCAGTGAACGTTTAATGAGTGATCTCATGAATACTGGTGTTGAACACAAAGACCAGACTGGACCGTGGCAATATGCAGAAAAGCCAAACCCAAACTGTAAAAAGGAAGAAGCTCATGATCTGCTGACCCAATGTGAGGACTTAAACCATGACTGTGacacaaacaatgaaaataatctaAGCAGAATCATACAGATAAGTGCAAACACCAGAAGAAAACATATAAACCGTCAGACAACTAATGTGATAATTGAACCCATAATTAATTCAAGTAAAAACCCAAGCCTCTTTCAAAAGAAGACTGTGCATAGAAATGAAGGTGGATTTCATATTGGTGGAAAGCCATACAATTGTACATGGTGTGAGAAATGTTTCACTTCCAAATCTGCTTTAAATatacacctgagaattcatacaggtgaaaagccctacagttgtacacagtgtgagaagtgtttttctACCAAATCTGTTTTGAATGCACATCTgaaaattcatacag gtgaaaagccatacaattgtacacagtgtgagaaatgtttttatgcCAAATCTGTTTTGAATAGACATCTGACAATTCACAGAGATGAGAAGCCTTACAAGTGTATtcattgtgggaagtgtttttacCGAATATCTGATTTGAATAtccacctgagaattcatacaggtgagaaGCCTTACCAGTGTGCAtattgtgggaagtgttttaatagaaaatctcatttaaatgaacaccagagaattcatacaggtgaaaagcctaACAGGTGTACTCACTGTGATAAGCGCTTTAATACAAAAACAAGTTTAGATGTACACGTAAGAATTCATACAGGTAAAAAACCCTACAAGTGTATACAATGTGCAAAGTGCTTTCGTacaaaatctgatttaaatctacaccagagaattcatactggtgaaaagccctacaaatgtattcattgtcAGAACTGCTTTTCCCAAATGCGTCTTTTAAGAAaccacctgagaattcatactgGTGAAAAGCCACACAGGTGTACACAGTGTAAAAGATGTTTTACTaccaaatatgatttaaatatACAcgtgagaattcatacaggtgaaaaaccctacaaatgtattcattgtgGTAAGTCCTTTTCCCAAATATCTCGTTTAAACAGCCACtggagaattcatacaggtgaaaagccctacaaatgtattcattgtgGGAAGTGCTTGTCCACAAAGTATCTATTAAATTGCCACtggagaattcatacaggtgaaaagccctacaaatgtattcattgtgAGAAGTGCTTTTCCCAAATGCGTCCTTTAAGAAACCACCTGAGGATTCACATGGGTGAGATGCCTTACAGGTGCAcacattgtgggaaatgttttaCTACAGAATATAATTTACATACACATGTGAGAATACATACAGGTGAGaagccatacaagtgtacacagtgtgagaagtgttttaatggaaagtctgatttaaaaaaacacttgagaATTCATACGGGTGAGAAGCCTTACCAGTGTACACATTGTGGTCAGGGCTTGTCAACAATgtatcaattaaattgccacAGGAGTATTCATACAGGTGAGaagccatacaagtgtacacaATGTGAGAAAAGTTTTATTACAAAATCTCATTTAAATgtacacctgagaattcatacaggtgaaaaaccctacaCATGTATTCATTGTGAGAAGTGCTTTTCCCGAGTGAGTAATTTAAGACGCCACCTAGGAATTCATTTAAGGGAAACGCCCTAA
- the LOC118219964 gene encoding zinc finger protein 708-like, with amino-acid sequence MMQAGFCLRQDTETALPELTEQHRIRQKEEELSGLEPVHMAESETVCAAPGLNTLEPDCVTAHCGVSDVHHTHTSLIKTETDLGSTHTGDFIKTESLDSAELGCISHLLSDQIKTESVDGGYVKVEHISELQDIKYVNIKSDQIKYESSECLVSDIMNTVMNGATVGHKDQTESGQCAGEPNQNCKNEESHHLLNQCGDLDHNCDMNNENTQPRIVLQKSTNSQKKHTDIQGTNMITEPMIINSSKNPSLLTFFHKTTIQRNQRKVNMSEKRYRCTRCEKCFSQKSTLNSHMRIHTGEKPYKCTECEKCFSQKSTLNSHMRIHTGEKPYTCTQCERGFHSKSDLNRHMRNHTGEKPYKCTECGKGFSRMFNLNRHQSTHTAPMIINSRKHPDQLSFFQKETIHINKSEINTGEKPYRCTQCEKCFSQRSDLNIHIMIHTGEKPYNCTECGKSFSRITVLNYHKIIHSGRKPYKCIQCGKCFTEKKALNRHKRIHTGEKPYRCTHCGKCFSQRSALTCHMMIHTGEKPYKCIDCGKCFSRITVLNYHKIIHSGQKPYKCTQCGKCFTQKKALNRHKIIHTGEKPYRCTQCGKCFSQKSSLSRHKMIHTGEKPYICTECGKCFSRNSVLNDHKMIHSGQKLYTCSECGKCFSQKKSLNSHKIIHSFGKTCN; translated from the coding sequence ATGATGCAGGCAGGAttctgtctgagacaggacactgagacagcactaccagagctcactgagcagcacaggatcagacagaaagaagaggaactcagtggactggagcctgtccacatggcagagtcagagacagtgtgcgctgcaccaggactcaacacactggagccagaTTGTGTTACAGCGCACTGcggggtcagtgatgtacatcacacacacacttcactgattaaaacagaaactgatctgggcTCCACCCACACTGGGGATTTTATTAAGACTGAGAGCCTAGACAGTGCAGAGCTGGGATGTATAAGCCATCTGCTTTCTGACCAGATTAAAACAGAGTCTGTTGATGGTGGATATGTTAAGGTAGAACACATCAGTGAATTACAGGacattaaatatgttaatattaAATCAGATCAAATCAAGTATGAATCCAGTGAATGTTTGGTGAGTGACATCATGAATACTGTGATGAATGGAGCTACTGTTGGTCACAAAGACCAGACTGAATCAGGGCAATGTGCAGGAGAGCCAAaccaaaactgtaaaaatgaagaaagtCATCATCTGCTGAACCAATGTGGGGATTTAGATCATAACTGTGACATGAACAATGAGAATACTCAGCCCAGAATTGTCCTACAGAAAAGCACAAACAGTCAGAAAAAACATACTGATATCCAGGGAACAAATATGATAACTGAACCAATGATAATTAATTCAAGTAAAAACCCAAGCCTATTGACTTTTTTTCATAAGACGACAATTCAGAGAAATCAAAGAAAAGTTAATATGAGTGAAAAGCGGTACAGGTGTACAcggtgtgaaaagtgtttttcacagaaaagtaCTTTAAATTCCCACATGaggattcatacaggtgaaaagccctacaaatgtactgagtgtgaaaagtgtttttcacagaaaagtaCTTTAAATTCCCACATGaggattcatacaggtgaaaagccctacacatgtacacagtgtgagaggggttttcattccaaatctGATTTAAATAGACACATGAGAaatcatacaggtgaaaaaccctacaaatgTACTGAGTGTGGGAAGGGTTTTTCCcgaatgtttaatttaaatcgCCACCAGAGTACTCATACAGCTCCCATGATAATTAACTCCAGAAAACACCCAGACCAATTGAGTTTCTTTCAAAAGGAGACAATtcacataaataaaagtgaaattaataccggtgaaaagccatacaggtgtacacagtgtgagaagtgcTTTTCACAGAGAAGTGACTTAAATATCCACATCatgattcatacaggtgaaaaaccctacaaCTGTACTGAGTGTGGGAAGTCTTTTTCCCGAATTACTGTTTTAAATTATCACAAGATTATTCATTCAGGTCGAAAACcatacaaatgtattcagtgtgggaagtgttttacagagaaaaaagCTTTAAATCGGCAcaagagaattcatacaggtgaaaagccatacaggtgtacacactgtgggaagtgtttttcacagagaAGTGCTTTAACTTGCCACATgatgattcatacaggtgaaaaaccctacaaatgtattgactgtgggaagtgtttttcccgaATTACTGTTTTAAATTACCACAAGATTATTCATTCAGGTCAAAAGCCATAcaaatgtactcagtgtgggaagtgttttacacagaaaaaagctttaaatCGGCACAAGAttattcatacaggtgaaaagccatacaggtgtacacagtgtgggaagtgtttttcacagaaaagttCTTTAAGTCGCCACAAgatgattcatacaggtgaaaaaccctacaTATGTACagagtgtgggaagtgtttttcccgaAATAGTGTTTTAAATGACCACAAGATGATTCATTCAGGCCAAAAACTGTACACATGTTctgagtgtgggaagtgtttttcacagaaaaaatctttaaatagCCACAagattattcattcatttgggaAGACATGCAATTAG
- the LOC118219961 gene encoding zinc finger protein 708-like: MECAAPGLNTLEPECVTAHSGVSDVHHTHSSLIKTQTHLGSSQTGDFIKTESLDSAELRCISHLLSDQIKTESVDGGYVKVEHISELQDIKYVNIKSDPIKYESSECLVSDAMNTVMNGAAVGHKDQTESGQCAGEPNQNCRNEYNCDITNENTQHRIVLQNSINSRKKRIDRKKTSHRNQRKINIIEKRYMCTQCEKCFSQKSALSRHKGVHSGEKPYRCTQCEKCFSQKSGLSRHKGVHSGEKPYRCTQCEKCFSLKSTLNSHKRIHTGEKPYKCTECEKCFSRTSTLNTHKRTHTGEKPYKCTECGKSFSRIFNLNCHQSIHTAPMIINSSNNPNLFNIFRKKTICRSKSEINTDEKPHRCTQCEMCFSWKGLLTKHMRIHPGEKPYKCTECGKCFSQISVLNDHKMIHSGERPHRCTQCEKCFSWKSSLAKHMRVHTGEKPYKCTECGKCFSQKGALNFHTRIHSGEKPYKCTECGKCFSKIPVLNNHMMIHSGEKPYKCTQCGMCFSKISVLNNHMMIHSSDKPYKCTQCGMYFCRVSLFNDHKNIHTGEKPYRCTQCDECFHSRRALNIHMKIHIGEKPYTCTQCGKCFSKRSALSYHLRIHTDVKPYNCPQCGRCFSQISGLNNHMMIHSGEKPYKCAQCGRCFSRIAALNDHMMFHSGEKPYNCPQCGKCFSHRTSLNSHKIIHSRENL, encoded by the coding sequence atggagtgtgctgcaccaggactcaacacactggagccagagtgtgttacagcacacagtggggtcagtgatgtacatcacacacactcatcacttattaaaacacaaactcatttGGGCTCATCCCAAACTGGGGATTTTATTAAGACAGAGAGCCTAGACAGTGCAGAGCTGCGATGTATAAGCCATCTGCTTTCTGACCAGATTAAAACAGAGTCTGTTGATGGTGGATATGTTAAGGTAGAACACATTAGTGAATTACAGGatattaaatatgttaatattaAATCAGATCCAATCAAGTATGAATCCAGTGAATGTTTGGTGAGTGATGCCATGAATACTGTGATGAATGGAGCTGCTGTTGGTCACAAAGACCAGACTGAATCAGGGCAATGTGCAGGAGAGCCAAACCAAAACTGTAGAAATGAATATAACTGTGACATAACCAATGAGAATACTCAGCACAGAATTGTCCTGCAGAACAGTATAAACAGTAGGAAAAAACGTATTGATCGTAAGAAGACAAGCCacagaaatcaaagaaaaattaatataattgaaaaGCGGTACATGTGTACACaatgtgagaagtgtttttcacagaaaagtgCTTTAAGTCGCCACAAGGGGGTTcattcaggtgaaaagccatacaggtgtacacaatgtgagaagtgtttttcacagaaaagtgGTTTAAGTCGCCACAAGGGGGTTcattcaggtgaaaagccatacaggtgtacacaatgtgagaagtgtttttcactgaaaagtaCTTTAAATTCCCACAAGaggattcatacaggtgaaaagccttaCAAATGTACCGagtgtgaaaagtgtttttcacGAACAAGTACTTTAAATACCCACAAGAGGactcatacaggtgaaaaaccctacaaatgtactgagtgtgggaagagtttttccagaatatttaatttaaattgccaCCAGAGTATTCATACAGCACCCATGATAATTAACTCAAGCAATAACCCAAACCTATTcaatatatttagaaaaaagaCAATTTGCAGAAGTAAAAGTGAAATTAATACAGATGAAAAGCCACATaggtgtacacagtgtgagatGTGTTTTTCATGGAAAGGTTTATTAACTAAGCACATGAGGATTCATCcaggtgaaaaaccctacaaatgtactgagtgtgggaagtgtttttcccaaatTTCTGTTTTGAATGACCACAAGATGATTCATTCAGGTGAAAGGCCACACaggtgtacacagtgtgagaagtgtttttcaTGGAAAAGTTCATTAGCTAAGCACATGAGggttcatacaggtgaaaaaccctacaaatgtaccgagtgtgggaagtgtttttcacagaaggGTGCTCTAAATTTCCACACGAGGATTCATTCCGGTGAAAAACCTTACAAATGTACTGaatgtgggaagtgtttttccaaaattcctGTTTTAAATAACCACATGATGATTCATTCAGGCgaaaagccatacaaatgtacccagtgtgggatgtgtttttccaaaatttctgttttaaataacCACATGATGATTCATTCAAGTGACAAGCCATAcaaatgtactcagtgtggCATGTATTTTTGCAGAGTAAGTCTTTTTAATGACCACAAGAatattcatacaggtgaaaagccctacagaTGTACGCAGTGTGATGAGTGTTTTCATTCCAGACGTGCTTTAAATATACACATGAAAATTCATataggtgaaaagccctacacatgtactcagtgtgggaagtgtttttcaaaGAGAAGTGCTTTAAGTTACCACTTAAGGATTCATACAGATGTAAAACCCTACAATTGTCCTCAGTGTGGGAGGTGTTTTTCCCAAATTTCTGGTTTGAATAACCACATGATgattcattcaggtgaaaagccatacaaatgtGCTCAGTGTGGGAGGTGTTTTTCCCGAATTGCTGCTTTAAATGACCACATGATGTTTcattcaggtgaaaagccatacaattgtcctcagtgtgggaagtgtttttcgcACAGAACTTCTTTAAATAGCCACAAGATTATTCATTCACGTGAGAACCTGTAA
- the LOC118219949 gene encoding oocyte zinc finger protein XlCOF6-like isoform X1, with the protein MNLGNLLMTKPELQFCRPLSSSMMQAGVCLRQDTETTLPELTEQHRIRQKEEELSGLESVHMVETETECAGPGLNTLEPDCITAHCGVSDVHHTDASLIKIETDLGSTHTGDLKTERLDSTELGYVINLHADQIKTETDDEGYHNAEHISGLLDVNYINIESDQIKCESAESLVSGLMNAVMTGAGVDHSDQTEPWQYARQPNTDCKKEEIHDHSTQCGDLNHHCHINNESSQTRIVQKSVGSSKNHICHRTNVKTEPMIINSSKNPSLLNFFQNETFHSNNSEINTSEKPYKCTQCEKCFNTKSGLNSHHQVHTGKKPYKCSQCGKCFSRKFNLNTHQRIHTGEKPYKCSQCGNCFSTSSQLNSHHRFHTREKPYKCSQCGNCFSTSSQLNTHHHFHTREKPYKCSVCGKCFSTTSVLNRHHKIHTGERPYKCTLCGKCFSTKSMLNSHHKIHSGEKPYKCTECGKCFSRVSILNDHKIVHTGEKPYICTQCGNCFSQESALNRHKMIHTGEKPYTCTLCGKCFSQKSALNRHEMIHTGEKPYKCTECGKCFSHIGALNRHKMIHAGKKPYKCHLCGKCFSTSSILNSHQKIHSGEKPYKCTECGKCFSRVSILNDHKIVHTGEKPYTCTVCGKRFSQKSALNRHKMIHTGEKPYTCTPCGKCFSQKSALNRHKMIHTGENPYRCTECGKCFYQMGALNRHKKIHSGKKPYKCPLCGKCFSTTSILNRHKKIHSGKKPYKCTECGNCFSRKIDLNCHKRIHIGKKAYC; encoded by the exons atgaatttagGTAATTTATTAATGACCAAACCG gagctgcagttctgcagacctttgagcagcagtatgatgcaggcaggagtctgtctgagacaggacactgagactacactaccagagctcacagagcagcacaggatcagacagaaagaagaggaactcagtggactggagtctgtccaCATGGTGGAGACGGAGACAGAGTGTGCTGGACCAGgactcaacacactggagccagaTTGTATTACAGCGCACTGtggggtcagtgatgtacaccACACAGACGCATCACTGATTAAAATAGAAACTGATCTGGGCTCCACCCACACTGGAGATCTTAAGACAGAAAGGCTCGACAGTACAGAGCTGGGATATGTAATCAATTTGCATGCTgaccaaataaaaacagagactGATGATGAAGGATACCATAATGCAGAACACATTAGTGGCTTGCTGGatgttaattatattaatattgaaTCGGATCAAATCAAGTGTGAGTCTGCTGAAAGTTTAGTGAGTGGTCTCATGAATGCTGTGATGACTGGAGCTGGTGTTGATCATAGCGACCAGACTGAACCATGGCAGTATGCAAGACAGCCAAACACAGactgtaaaaaagaagaaattcatGATCACTCAACCCAATGTGGGGACTTAAATCATCACTGTCATATAAACAATGAGAGTAGTCAGACCAGAATTGTCCAGAAAAGTGTTGGCAGTAGCAAAAACCATATTTGCCACAGAACGAATGTGAAAACTGAGCCCATGATCATTAATTCAAGTAAAAACCCAAGCCTTTtgaatttctttcaaaatgaaacatttcatagTAACAATAGTGAAATTAATACcagtgaaaagccatacaaatgcacacagtgtgagaagtgttttaacACCAAATCTGGTTTAAATAGCCATCACCAAGTCCATACAGGtaaaaagccctacaaatgttctcagtgtgggaagtgcttttccagaaaatttaatttaaatacccaccagagaattcatactggggaaaagccctacaaatgttctcagtgtggaaATTGCTTTTCCACATCATCTCAATTAAATAGTCACCATCGTTTTCATACtcgtgaaaagccctacaaatgttctcagtgtggaaATTGCTTTTCCACATCATCTCAATTAAATACCCaccatcattttcatactcgtgaaaagccctacaaatgtagtgtgtgtggaaAGTGCTTTTCTACAACATCTGTGTTAAATAGGCATCATAAAATCCATACAGGTGAAAGGCCCTACAAATGTACtctgtgtgggaagtgtttttctaCTAAATCTATGTTAAATAGCCATCATAAAATTCATTCGGGTGAAAAGCCGTACAAATGTActgagtgtgggaagtgtttttcccgaGTGAGTATTTTAAATGACCACAAGATtgttcatacaggtgaaaagccatacataTGTACTCAGTGTGGAAATTGTTTTTCACAGGAAAGTGCTTTAAATCGCCACAAgatgattcatacaggtgaaaagccatacacaTGTACTCtctgtgggaagtgtttttcacagaaaagtgCTTTAAATCGCCACGAgatgattcatacaggtgaaaagccctacaaatgtactgagtgtgggaagtgtttttcccacATAGGTGCATTAAATCGCCACAAGATGATTCATGCAGGTAAAAAGCCTTACAAATGTCATCtttgtgggaagtgcttttctaCATCATCTATTTTAAATAGCCACCAGAAaattcattcaggtgaaaaaccgtacaaatgtactgagtgtgggaagtgtttttcccgagtcagtattttaaatgaccacaagattgttcatacaggtgaaaagccatacacatgtactgtgtgtggaaagcgtttttcacagaaaagtgCTTTAAATCGCCACAAgatgattcatacaggtgaaaagccatacacaTGTACTCCGTGTGgaaagtgtttttcacagaaaagtgCTTTAAATCGCCACAAgatgattcatacaggtgaaaatcCGTACAGATGTActgagtgtgggaagtgtttttacCAAATGGGTGCATTAAATCGCCACAAGAAAATTCATTCAGGtaaaaagccctacaaatgtcctctgtgtgggaagtgcttttctaCAACATCTATTTTAAATCGCCACAAGAAAATTCATTCAGGTAAAAAGCCATACAAATGTACTGAGTGTGGGAATTGTTTTTCCCGgaaaattgatttaaattgtCACAAGAGGATTCATATAGGTAAAAAGGCCTACTGTTAG
- the LOC118219949 gene encoding oocyte zinc finger protein XlCOF6-like isoform X2, producing MTTSAKELQFCRPLSSSMMQAGVCLRQDTETTLPELTEQHRIRQKEEELSGLESVHMVETETECAGPGLNTLEPDCITAHCGVSDVHHTDASLIKIETDLGSTHTGDLKTERLDSTELGYVINLHADQIKTETDDEGYHNAEHISGLLDVNYINIESDQIKCESAESLVSGLMNAVMTGAGVDHSDQTEPWQYARQPNTDCKKEEIHDHSTQCGDLNHHCHINNESSQTRIVQKSVGSSKNHICHRTNVKTEPMIINSSKNPSLLNFFQNETFHSNNSEINTSEKPYKCTQCEKCFNTKSGLNSHHQVHTGKKPYKCSQCGKCFSRKFNLNTHQRIHTGEKPYKCSQCGNCFSTSSQLNSHHRFHTREKPYKCSQCGNCFSTSSQLNTHHHFHTREKPYKCSVCGKCFSTTSVLNRHHKIHTGERPYKCTLCGKCFSTKSMLNSHHKIHSGEKPYKCTECGKCFSRVSILNDHKIVHTGEKPYICTQCGNCFSQESALNRHKMIHTGEKPYTCTLCGKCFSQKSALNRHEMIHTGEKPYKCTECGKCFSHIGALNRHKMIHAGKKPYKCHLCGKCFSTSSILNSHQKIHSGEKPYKCTECGKCFSRVSILNDHKIVHTGEKPYTCTVCGKRFSQKSALNRHKMIHTGEKPYTCTPCGKCFSQKSALNRHKMIHTGENPYRCTECGKCFYQMGALNRHKKIHSGKKPYKCPLCGKCFSTTSILNRHKKIHSGKKPYKCTECGNCFSRKIDLNCHKRIHIGKKAYC from the exons ATGACAAcgtcagctaag gagctgcagttctgcagacctttgagcagcagtatgatgcaggcaggagtctgtctgagacaggacactgagactacactaccagagctcacagagcagcacaggatcagacagaaagaagaggaactcagtggactggagtctgtccaCATGGTGGAGACGGAGACAGAGTGTGCTGGACCAGgactcaacacactggagccagaTTGTATTACAGCGCACTGtggggtcagtgatgtacaccACACAGACGCATCACTGATTAAAATAGAAACTGATCTGGGCTCCACCCACACTGGAGATCTTAAGACAGAAAGGCTCGACAGTACAGAGCTGGGATATGTAATCAATTTGCATGCTgaccaaataaaaacagagactGATGATGAAGGATACCATAATGCAGAACACATTAGTGGCTTGCTGGatgttaattatattaatattgaaTCGGATCAAATCAAGTGTGAGTCTGCTGAAAGTTTAGTGAGTGGTCTCATGAATGCTGTGATGACTGGAGCTGGTGTTGATCATAGCGACCAGACTGAACCATGGCAGTATGCAAGACAGCCAAACACAGactgtaaaaaagaagaaattcatGATCACTCAACCCAATGTGGGGACTTAAATCATCACTGTCATATAAACAATGAGAGTAGTCAGACCAGAATTGTCCAGAAAAGTGTTGGCAGTAGCAAAAACCATATTTGCCACAGAACGAATGTGAAAACTGAGCCCATGATCATTAATTCAAGTAAAAACCCAAGCCTTTtgaatttctttcaaaatgaaacatttcatagTAACAATAGTGAAATTAATACcagtgaaaagccatacaaatgcacacagtgtgagaagtgttttaacACCAAATCTGGTTTAAATAGCCATCACCAAGTCCATACAGGtaaaaagccctacaaatgttctcagtgtgggaagtgcttttccagaaaatttaatttaaatacccaccagagaattcatactggggaaaagccctacaaatgttctcagtgtggaaATTGCTTTTCCACATCATCTCAATTAAATAGTCACCATCGTTTTCATACtcgtgaaaagccctacaaatgttctcagtgtggaaATTGCTTTTCCACATCATCTCAATTAAATACCCaccatcattttcatactcgtgaaaagccctacaaatgtagtgtgtgtggaaAGTGCTTTTCTACAACATCTGTGTTAAATAGGCATCATAAAATCCATACAGGTGAAAGGCCCTACAAATGTACtctgtgtgggaagtgtttttctaCTAAATCTATGTTAAATAGCCATCATAAAATTCATTCGGGTGAAAAGCCGTACAAATGTActgagtgtgggaagtgtttttcccgaGTGAGTATTTTAAATGACCACAAGATtgttcatacaggtgaaaagccatacataTGTACTCAGTGTGGAAATTGTTTTTCACAGGAAAGTGCTTTAAATCGCCACAAgatgattcatacaggtgaaaagccatacacaTGTACTCtctgtgggaagtgtttttcacagaaaagtgCTTTAAATCGCCACGAgatgattcatacaggtgaaaagccctacaaatgtactgagtgtgggaagtgtttttcccacATAGGTGCATTAAATCGCCACAAGATGATTCATGCAGGTAAAAAGCCTTACAAATGTCATCtttgtgggaagtgcttttctaCATCATCTATTTTAAATAGCCACCAGAAaattcattcaggtgaaaaaccgtacaaatgtactgagtgtgggaagtgtttttcccgagtcagtattttaaatgaccacaagattgttcatacaggtgaaaagccatacacatgtactgtgtgtggaaagcgtttttcacagaaaagtgCTTTAAATCGCCACAAgatgattcatacaggtgaaaagccatacacaTGTACTCCGTGTGgaaagtgtttttcacagaaaagtgCTTTAAATCGCCACAAgatgattcatacaggtgaaaatcCGTACAGATGTActgagtgtgggaagtgtttttacCAAATGGGTGCATTAAATCGCCACAAGAAAATTCATTCAGGtaaaaagccctacaaatgtcctctgtgtgggaagtgcttttctaCAACATCTATTTTAAATCGCCACAAGAAAATTCATTCAGGTAAAAAGCCATACAAATGTACTGAGTGTGGGAATTGTTTTTCCCGgaaaattgatttaaattgtCACAAGAGGATTCATATAGGTAAAAAGGCCTACTGTTAG